One Streptomyces sp. NBC_01142 DNA segment encodes these proteins:
- a CDS encoding aminotransferase class I/II-fold pyridoxal phosphate-dependent enzyme, with the protein MDLLEKCRAYMRADEARDVGLYPYYPAFQGPAEGGQAVLDGAEVCMLGSNNYRALSVNMQVIGAAQDAIALYGTSATGSRLLNGNLDLHEELEADLADFFGYEAALVFATGYMTNLGVVSALAGSGDLVYLDEKAHASLIDGARLAKASGAVVRWFGHNDPGDLARQLAAAPTQSVLVATDGVFSMEGDLAPVSELVAICEEYGATLLVDDAHGVGVFGRGRGVIEQAGMQGRVPLMTLTFGKSLASQGGAVLADAKTIDFLRHTSRPQIFSAGLSPADTAAAHAALREIRRRADAEPDALAAAEHLRRALDALGYDVAGSASPVLRVRFPDQVAMLSAQRILVDHGVYTNAVLPPACEGYQLRIACTDAHTPDVLEAAIGVFASLREDLLPRYRQAA; encoded by the coding sequence CGCCGAGGTCTGCATGCTCGGCAGCAACAACTACCGGGCGCTGAGCGTAAATATGCAGGTGATCGGTGCCGCACAGGACGCGATCGCCCTGTACGGCACGTCCGCGACCGGCTCCCGGCTGCTGAACGGGAACCTCGATTTGCACGAGGAGCTCGAGGCGGACCTCGCGGACTTCTTCGGCTACGAGGCGGCCCTGGTGTTCGCCACCGGCTACATGACCAACCTGGGTGTCGTGTCCGCCCTGGCCGGGAGCGGTGACCTGGTGTATCTGGATGAGAAGGCGCACGCCTCGCTGATCGATGGGGCGCGGCTGGCGAAGGCCTCCGGCGCGGTGGTGCGCTGGTTCGGCCACAACGATCCCGGTGATCTGGCCCGGCAGCTGGCGGCCGCACCGACGCAGTCGGTCTTGGTCGCCACCGATGGGGTGTTCTCCATGGAGGGTGATCTGGCTCCGGTGTCCGAGCTGGTCGCGATCTGCGAGGAGTACGGCGCCACGCTGCTGGTCGACGACGCTCACGGGGTGGGGGTGTTCGGGCGCGGCCGCGGTGTGATCGAGCAGGCCGGGATGCAGGGCCGGGTGCCGCTGATGACCCTGACGTTCGGCAAGTCTCTGGCCTCGCAGGGCGGTGCGGTCCTGGCCGACGCCAAGACGATCGACTTCCTGCGGCACACCTCTCGGCCGCAGATCTTCTCGGCCGGGCTGAGTCCGGCCGACACCGCGGCTGCGCACGCCGCGCTGCGCGAGATCCGTCGGCGGGCCGATGCCGAGCCTGACGCGCTGGCGGCGGCGGAGCACCTGCGCCGGGCGCTGGACGCGCTCGGGTACGACGTAGCCGGGAGCGCCAGTCCGGTCCTCCGGGTGCGGTTCCCCGACCAGGTTGCGATGCTGTCGGCGCAGCGCATTCTGGTCGACCACGGGGTCTACACGAACGCCGTGCTGCCGCCCGCCTGCGAGGGTTACCAGTTGAGGATCGCGTGCACGGACGCGCACACCCCCGACGTGCTGGAGGCGGCGATCGGTGTCTTCGCCTCGCTGCGCGAGGACCTGCTCCCCCGCTACCGCCAGGCGGCCTGA
- the mihF gene encoding integration host factor, actinobacterial type encodes MALPTLTNDDRDAARQKAILARQARSAVRASLKAGTLTLVQVLNRSDSVVGRMPVRQLLTALPGIGQVRATRSMNALGISEGRRVQSLGPAQRAKLLEEFPAAA; translated from the coding sequence ATGGCCCTTCCCACTCTCACCAACGACGACCGCGACGCTGCGCGCCAGAAGGCCATCCTCGCCCGTCAGGCCCGCAGCGCGGTCCGGGCGAGCCTCAAGGCCGGAACTCTCACGCTCGTCCAGGTGCTGAACCGGTCCGACAGCGTCGTCGGCCGCATGCCGGTACGACAGCTGCTGACCGCGCTGCCCGGCATCGGACAGGTACGCGCCACCCGTTCGATGAACGCCTTGGGCATCTCGGAGGGACGTCGCGTGCAGAGCCTGGGGCCCGCACAGCGCGCCAAGCTCCTGGAGGAGTTCCCGGCCGCCGCGTAG
- a CDS encoding alpha/beta fold hydrolase: MVSASSGQIDLRLDGHPPLARAVGSARTAIAEACTRAPRSTRYLRDLLSPSATPRPATDVAAAWFRAILDFDVAGRLAALEGTSVHLVTGAQDRVIPPVHTCRLAAELAHARVHVAEGATHRVPSEQTALLASLLMDLVERARDQHPAPPRDADGILRAAAQLLFTMRAARARRTPPADRDLARPTPRYTDTRGAGGTDRYEAVVSCPGNRGGS; this comes from the coding sequence TTGGTCAGCGCCAGCAGCGGCCAGATCGACCTGCGCCTTGACGGACATCCGCCCCTTGCCCGCGCCGTGGGCAGCGCGCGCACCGCCATCGCCGAGGCCTGTACCCGTGCTCCGCGCTCCACCCGCTACCTGCGAGATCTCCTGTCCCCTTCGGCGACACCGCGGCCGGCCACCGACGTGGCGGCCGCCTGGTTCCGGGCGATCTTGGACTTCGACGTCGCGGGCCGCCTCGCCGCACTGGAGGGCACCTCTGTCCACCTGGTCACCGGGGCTCAGGACCGGGTCATCCCACCCGTCCACACCTGCCGACTCGCCGCCGAGCTCGCCCACGCGCGCGTCCACGTGGCCGAGGGGGCCACCCACCGGGTCCCGAGCGAGCAAACAGCCCTGTTGGCATCGCTCTTGATGGACCTGGTCGAGCGCGCCCGCGACCAGCATCCCGCTCCGCCACGCGACGCGGACGGCATCCTGCGGGCCGCCGCCCAGCTGCTGTTCACCATGCGGGCCGCGCGGGCTCGGCGGACGCCTCCCGCGGATCGAGACCTGGCCCGCCCGACGCCCCGGTACACCGACACGCGTGGGGCAGGAGGCACTGATCGATACGAGGCAGTAGTGTCATGTCCCGGTAATCGGGGAGGGAGTTGA
- a CDS encoding alpha/beta fold hydrolase, whose product MAAEPLHLSRPDGARLAVYRREQSATPDVTLVLAHGWSASSAVWDDVIRHLPVDARVRLLTFDQRGHGASTQGRTPAGIDVLADDLEAVLSAFSADTPAIVAAHSMGSMSVLESAARGARTKPAQDRGPAVGQRQQRPDRPAP is encoded by the coding sequence ATGGCAGCAGAACCTCTGCACCTGTCCCGGCCGGACGGTGCGCGCCTCGCCGTCTACCGGCGTGAGCAGAGCGCCACACCCGACGTGACGCTGGTCCTGGCGCACGGCTGGTCGGCCTCCTCCGCCGTGTGGGACGACGTGATCCGCCACCTCCCGGTAGACGCCCGGGTGCGGCTCCTCACCTTCGACCAGCGAGGCCACGGAGCCTCGACCCAGGGCCGTACCCCAGCGGGCATCGACGTCCTGGCCGACGACCTGGAGGCCGTGCTGAGCGCCTTCAGCGCGGACACCCCGGCCATCGTGGCCGCGCACTCGATGGGGTCGATGAGCGTGCTGGAGAGCGCCGCGAGAGGCGCGCGCACCAAGCCCGCGCAAGATCGCGGGCCTGCTGTTGGTCAGCGCCAGCAGCGGCCAGATCGACCTGCGCCTTGA
- a CDS encoding GNAT family N-acetyltransferase yields the protein MPTPALTTTTTQQAAATSGLTHSDTQTVTRAATLDDFDAVNALHERCSLETRFSRYQAARRSLRLAEFHHLTRPDRSLTWVTHPEDDPHQIVATTNLVRTTEAGEAELGIMIEDPWQSRGLGTSLVQYARTQTRDFGCSSMVVMTGSDNVRMLKIMRTLGAVPPAIHSSTVDLTVPVG from the coding sequence GTGCCCACCCCTGCCCTGACTACCACCACGACACAACAGGCTGCCGCCACATCCGGTCTCACGCACTCCGACACCCAGACCGTCACCCGCGCCGCGACGCTCGATGACTTCGACGCGGTGAACGCGCTCCACGAACGCTGCTCGCTCGAGACGCGCTTCTCCCGCTACCAGGCCGCTCGGCGATCCCTCCGCCTCGCCGAGTTCCATCACCTGACCCGCCCCGACCGCAGCCTCACCTGGGTCACCCATCCCGAAGACGATCCACACCAGATCGTCGCGACCACCAATCTGGTCCGTACGACCGAGGCCGGTGAGGCCGAGCTCGGCATCATGATCGAGGACCCGTGGCAAAGCCGGGGCCTGGGCACCTCTCTGGTGCAGTACGCCCGCACCCAAACCCGCGACTTCGGCTGCTCCTCGATGGTCGTCATGACCGGCTCCGACAACGTGCGGATGCTCAAGATCATGAGGACGCTCGGCGCCGTCCCGCCGGCCATCCACAGTTCGACCGTCGACCTCACGGTCCCCGTTGGGTAG
- a CDS encoding acetyl-CoA carboxylase biotin carboxylase subunit family protein, whose translation MNTHAPHREDSPTGHLVVLGSGPQAEWEHAMQRLAAVGPLLLIDAEAPTWQRPHLADARTASLLDPPRVLDEVRKFASTRPIAGVLTFDPAHARTAALLRQEFALTGPSTATVEATTLRHRTAQLLTGAGVDNSGALHADSYDQALEAAHQVGFPLVCKPASPRTRHAARQVTGIPDLAEAFSAATAVTWPGTGTVIEPLLDGIEATAYTADTPSGPRVVAISHATFDPQAEPALLPVEVVVDADDVCAPAVEDSASRALSALGHRSGPAQIRMRLTATGPRVISVTTHLTDPLLGMLIEQVTGIDLIAQAGHHARGRTFLIDESRLGATAVRFLQGPGPTPLLPPNAAAHPHVTPYATLQQYPAERRVGPLRRSGHLLVSGTDYPQCTARLRSAAAEIRAARLSA comes from the coding sequence GTGAACACCCACGCGCCCCACCGGGAAGACAGCCCCACGGGGCATCTGGTCGTCCTGGGCAGCGGACCGCAGGCGGAGTGGGAGCATGCCATGCAACGCCTTGCCGCAGTCGGGCCACTGCTTCTCATCGATGCGGAGGCGCCGACCTGGCAGCGCCCTCATCTTGCCGACGCCCGGACCGCCAGCCTCCTCGACCCTCCCCGAGTCCTCGACGAGGTACGAAAGTTCGCCAGCACCCGGCCCATCGCCGGCGTGCTCACCTTTGACCCCGCCCATGCCCGCACGGCCGCTCTGCTGCGCCAGGAATTCGCACTGACCGGACCATCCACCGCGACGGTCGAAGCGACCACCCTGCGCCACCGCACGGCCCAACTCCTCACCGGTGCTGGCGTGGACAACAGCGGAGCCCTCCATGCGGACTCCTACGACCAGGCCCTGGAAGCAGCGCATCAGGTCGGCTTCCCCCTGGTGTGCAAGCCCGCCTCCCCCCGCACGCGGCACGCCGCGCGCCAGGTGACCGGCATACCCGACCTCGCGGAAGCATTCTCGGCGGCCACCGCCGTCACCTGGCCCGGCACCGGCACGGTGATCGAGCCACTGCTCGACGGGATCGAGGCCACTGCCTACACCGCCGACACCCCATCCGGCCCCAGGGTCGTCGCGATCTCCCACGCCACCTTCGACCCGCAGGCCGAACCCGCGCTGCTCCCGGTGGAAGTCGTGGTCGACGCGGACGACGTCTGCGCCCCTGCCGTCGAGGACTCGGCGAGCCGGGCGCTGTCCGCCCTGGGGCACCGCTCAGGCCCGGCGCAGATCCGCATGCGGCTCACAGCAACCGGACCACGGGTCATCAGCGTCACGACCCACCTCACGGACCCCCTGCTGGGCATGCTGATCGAGCAGGTAACCGGGATCGACCTCATCGCCCAGGCCGGCCACCACGCCCGCGGACGGACGTTCCTCATCGACGAGAGCCGCCTCGGAGCGACTGCCGTGCGCTTCCTCCAGGGCCCCGGCCCCACCCCGCTGTTGCCTCCCAACGCGGCAGCACATCCCCACGTCACCCCGTACGCCACCCTTCAGCAGTATCCGGCCGAACGCCGTGTGGGACCCCTACGGCGTAGCGGTCACCTACTCGTCTCCGGCACCGATTACCCGCAGTGCACCGCGCGTTTGCGCAGCGCCGCCGCCGAGATCCGCGCTGCCCGCCTGTCCGCGTAA
- a CDS encoding helix-turn-helix domain-containing protein — protein sequence MIDTELFEAASTVDDGMTAHARVYLVLQTLNSMGPGLHPLRRIIDESGVTKSTVHRILSAGVEAKHLTYRKPGRYGIATDVANHRPDASVHLNLPHDSALDRETTVLQRQTAQVAMAFSAVLIDDTPGRLMLDHTYGRRSDFQAAFNHADVDTKVALRYAPLTADAAGLAILSHLDGAPQSHLMREIRSEGYVLTQSPLPDWKMLGVPLWRGSTVYGSLVVMGLRPQMERNRREYAAAALACAARLSARCELGSGAMRLAS from the coding sequence GTGATCGACACCGAGCTTTTCGAGGCCGCCAGCACGGTGGACGACGGCATGACCGCCCACGCCCGGGTCTATCTCGTACTTCAGACCTTGAACAGCATGGGCCCCGGGCTGCACCCACTGCGGCGCATCATCGACGAGTCCGGAGTCACCAAGTCGACCGTCCACCGCATCCTGAGCGCCGGGGTGGAGGCCAAGCACCTGACCTACCGTAAGCCGGGCCGCTATGGCATCGCCACCGACGTGGCCAACCACCGCCCGGATGCGAGCGTCCACCTCAACTTGCCGCACGACAGCGCCCTCGACCGCGAAACCACGGTACTGCAGCGACAGACGGCCCAGGTGGCGATGGCGTTCAGTGCGGTGCTGATCGACGACACCCCTGGCCGGCTGATGCTCGACCACACCTACGGCCGCCGCAGCGACTTCCAGGCGGCGTTCAACCACGCCGACGTCGACACCAAGGTGGCCCTACGCTACGCCCCGCTCACCGCGGATGCGGCCGGGCTGGCGATCCTCTCGCACCTCGACGGCGCTCCCCAGAGCCACCTCATGCGAGAGATACGCTCCGAGGGCTACGTGCTGACCCAGTCGCCGCTGCCGGACTGGAAGATGCTCGGCGTGCCACTGTGGCGCGGCTCGACCGTGTACGGCTCGCTCGTGGTCATGGGACTGCGCCCGCAGATGGAACGCAACCGTCGCGAGTACGCCGCGGCCGCGCTGGCCTGCGCCGCACGGCTGAGCGCTCGCTGCGAGTTGGGGAGCGGCGCCATGCGCCTGGCGAGCTGA
- a CDS encoding NUDIX domain-containing protein, whose translation MDAAVADARLAALEFDDARAWLERARREPMEPLAAEVWVTDLARSHVLLVKHRWRGWVPPGGKVEPGETPRAAAARELVEETGVPAELLPVPAAVSVRSYRAGWSPTLGLSYAAVVDRGLPLGGERGQPPAWIALDDEWESAFPEDRGRIRAHVRGLAAGHSITAR comes from the coding sequence TTGGACGCGGCGGTCGCCGATGCTCGACTTGCTGCGCTGGAGTTCGACGACGCTCGGGCCTGGCTGGAACGGGCTCGCAGAGAGCCGATGGAGCCGCTCGCGGCCGAGGTCTGGGTCACTGACCTTGCCCGTAGCCATGTTCTGCTCGTGAAGCATCGCTGGCGCGGATGGGTTCCGCCCGGCGGCAAAGTCGAGCCAGGCGAGACTCCGCGTGCCGCAGCGGCTCGTGAGCTCGTGGAGGAGACAGGGGTCCCGGCCGAACTGCTGCCCGTGCCGGCTGCCGTATCCGTCCGTTCCTACCGTGCCGGCTGGTCGCCGACGCTGGGCCTGTCGTACGCCGCTGTCGTCGACCGCGGCCTGCCGCTCGGTGGGGAACGCGGCCAGCCCCCGGCATGGATTGCCCTCGACGACGAGTGGGAGAGTGCCTTTCCCGAGGACCGCGGTCGCATCCGCGCGCACGTGCGCGGACTGGCGGCGGGGCACTCGATCACGGCGCGCTGA
- a CDS encoding trans-aconitate 2-methyltransferase, which translates to MAPHDAVLGWNEDTTAEAYAAFTRDFPMYSATSRDLAQRARLTDSRLVLDLCGGAGTTAAAILELAPLQARVISLDNAAAMQRAGKRTMTDPRLTWITAPAEDLAAHVPSPADAVVCNSAIWKTDVPAVFAAVHQVLRSGGRFVFNIGGGFAGVSHPDETGRTGPSLNTLIRQIAARDYGYTPPRPGADTPPKLPLEAVTKHLSAAGMTVLETEIVAQHSTMAEKKAWLTIPVFARPDGGDFTHEQRMDILNKAYALTTPDTATTTSWLVVVAQRPREGR; encoded by the coding sequence ATGGCACCCCACGACGCCGTCCTCGGATGGAACGAGGACACCACCGCCGAGGCCTACGCCGCCTTCACCCGCGACTTCCCCATGTACAGCGCCACCAGCCGCGACCTCGCCCAGCGCGCGCGCCTCACCGACAGTCGCCTGGTGCTCGACCTGTGCGGCGGGGCCGGCACGACCGCTGCGGCCATCCTCGAACTCGCCCCGCTTCAGGCCCGGGTCATCTCCCTGGACAACGCCGCCGCCATGCAGCGCGCAGGCAAGCGCACTATGACCGACCCACGCCTGACCTGGATCACCGCCCCCGCCGAGGACCTCGCCGCCCACGTCCCCAGCCCGGCCGACGCAGTCGTGTGCAACTCGGCGATCTGGAAGACCGACGTCCCGGCCGTGTTCGCCGCAGTCCATCAGGTCCTGCGTTCGGGCGGCCGCTTCGTGTTCAACATCGGCGGTGGCTTCGCCGGAGTCAGCCATCCCGACGAGACTGGGCGTACCGGGCCTTCGCTGAACACCCTGATCCGCCAGATCGCAGCCCGCGACTACGGCTACACCCCGCCGCGTCCCGGCGCAGACACTCCTCCCAAGCTGCCTCTTGAAGCCGTCACAAAGCATCTGTCTGCCGCCGGGATGACCGTCCTCGAAACCGAGATCGTCGCCCAGCACAGCACGATGGCCGAGAAGAAGGCGTGGCTGACGATCCCGGTCTTCGCCCGGCCCGACGGCGGCGACTTCACCCACGAGCAGCGCATGGACATCCTGAACAAGGCGTACGCCCTGACCACGCCCGATACGGCAACCACCACGAGCTGGCTCGTGGTGGTCGCCCAACGACCCAGGGAGGGACGCTGA
- a CDS encoding DUF2797 domain-containing protein, with translation MPATPPRDGEHVCHGVTWATGDPRLLLAPAPGGPLAHAEIMNQRLGYQVSGTGRWCTGRYQFADTIRVEPLACPDRAPAVQSGQCARCAGQDDFRFAHQVHQGGHAPQALLRYMDQPHWLYLATFADGTTKVGTAAEPRKRSRLDEQGALVATYLAKSPDGRTVRHLEDALTRRLQLTQTMRATAKLQALADLTNLSPVRAAHDQDVARAADALAELKIPPVLEPWAPPAEGDRLRTSINRVLYPHDPRQGDHGFMPLSCIGSQILTALNSDDDAHYVLDLGALKGRRITLGPFTSAGTAVQASLF, from the coding sequence ATGCCAGCGACCCCGCCCCGAGACGGCGAGCATGTGTGCCACGGCGTCACCTGGGCAACCGGAGACCCAAGGCTCCTGCTCGCCCCCGCGCCCGGCGGGCCGCTGGCCCACGCCGAGATCATGAATCAGCGCCTCGGCTACCAGGTGAGCGGTACCGGCCGGTGGTGCACCGGCCGGTACCAGTTCGCCGACACCATCCGCGTAGAGCCGCTCGCCTGTCCCGACCGGGCACCGGCCGTGCAGAGCGGCCAGTGCGCCCGGTGCGCCGGCCAGGACGACTTCCGCTTCGCCCACCAGGTCCACCAGGGCGGCCACGCCCCCCAAGCCCTCCTCCGGTACATGGACCAACCACACTGGCTGTACCTGGCCACGTTCGCCGACGGCACCACCAAAGTCGGCACCGCGGCCGAACCGCGCAAACGCTCCCGCCTGGACGAGCAGGGCGCCCTGGTCGCCACGTACCTGGCCAAGAGCCCCGACGGACGCACCGTCCGTCACCTCGAAGACGCCCTCACCCGCCGCCTACAGCTGACGCAGACCATGCGGGCCACGGCAAAACTTCAGGCGCTTGCCGACCTGACCAACCTGTCCCCAGTCCGCGCCGCGCACGACCAGGACGTCGCCCGCGCCGCCGACGCACTCGCCGAATTGAAAATCCCCCCGGTGCTCGAGCCATGGGCCCCGCCCGCCGAGGGCGACCGCCTGCGCACCAGCATCAACCGGGTGCTCTACCCGCACGACCCTCGCCAGGGCGACCACGGCTTCATGCCCCTCTCATGCATCGGCAGCCAGATCCTGACCGCCCTCAACAGCGACGACGACGCGCACTACGTGCTCGACCTCGGTGCACTGAAGGGCCGCCGCATCACCCTCGGCCCCTTCACATCTGCCGGCACAGCCGTCCAGGCATCCCTGTTCTGA
- a CDS encoding thymidylate kinase — protein MTVTPHAKRGRIITVTGIDGAGKSTLAARLYQALTDAGHPSILVGKHSTEVSMDPELSAYVDRLNELVYRRDARVAQACGDHYWLLALAAWYSLQDTLVIRPALAAGTHVILDNAQHKILARYAVNERVSTRLAEQVFAHLTEPDLVFFLRIGAREALRRKGEFTSLETGHSGAEDKDFIRYQDSVLAQLREQEQCGGWLSLDVTGMDRDTVYKTASEALADRLQLTI, from the coding sequence ATGACGGTCACACCACACGCCAAGCGGGGACGAATCATCACGGTCACCGGCATCGACGGCGCTGGCAAGTCCACCCTCGCCGCCCGCCTGTACCAGGCCCTGACCGACGCCGGTCACCCCTCAATTCTGGTCGGCAAGCACAGCACAGAGGTCTCCATGGATCCGGAACTGTCGGCCTACGTCGACCGCCTCAACGAGCTCGTGTACCGGCGTGATGCGCGTGTCGCTCAGGCATGCGGTGACCACTACTGGTTGCTGGCGCTGGCTGCTTGGTACTCCCTCCAGGACACGCTCGTTATCCGGCCAGCACTCGCCGCCGGCACCCACGTGATCCTCGACAACGCCCAACACAAAATCCTCGCCCGTTACGCCGTCAACGAGAGGGTCTCCACTCGGCTCGCCGAACAGGTCTTCGCCCACCTCACCGAACCCGACCTGGTGTTCTTCCTGCGCATCGGCGCCCGCGAAGCCCTCCGCCGCAAGGGCGAGTTCACCTCACTGGAGACCGGCCACTCCGGTGCCGAGGACAAGGACTTCATCCGCTACCAAGACAGCGTCTTGGCCCAGCTGCGCGAGCAGGAGCAGTGCGGCGGATGGCTGTCGCTGGACGTCACCGGCATGGACCGCGACACCGTCTACAAGACCGCCTCCGAGGCTCTGGCCGACCGCCTGCAGCTCACCATCTGA
- the folE gene encoding GTP cyclohydrolase I, translated as MTHAVFSPAADHIPASPTRPGRVVPEPVDAERVADLVVQLLSALGEDPGREGLVDTPARVASWWRTFLSPDPSAATTCFTETQLSGQLVVVGGMSVWSLCEHHLLPMNLDVAAGYVADGNVVGLSKFGRIAQRHAGRLQVQERFTRQVADEICGVIGGQDVAVAVRGTHLCMSMRGVRMEAARTTTLQATGRLQTDPALSRQFLTLATAQWRVA; from the coding sequence ATGACCCATGCCGTCTTCAGCCCGGCAGCCGACCACATCCCCGCGTCGCCGACGCGTCCCGGCCGGGTCGTGCCGGAACCGGTCGACGCCGAACGCGTCGCCGATCTCGTCGTCCAGCTCCTTTCGGCTCTCGGTGAGGATCCCGGGCGAGAGGGCCTGGTGGACACACCGGCTCGCGTCGCGTCCTGGTGGCGCACCTTCTTGTCCCCGGACCCCTCGGCTGCAACCACGTGCTTCACCGAGACTCAGCTGAGCGGGCAGTTGGTCGTGGTCGGCGGCATGAGCGTCTGGTCGCTATGCGAGCACCACCTGCTCCCCATGAACTTGGATGTCGCCGCCGGGTACGTAGCCGACGGCAACGTGGTGGGCCTGTCGAAGTTCGGGCGGATCGCGCAGCGGCACGCCGGGCGCCTGCAGGTGCAGGAACGCTTCACGCGGCAGGTAGCCGACGAGATCTGCGGCGTCATCGGCGGCCAGGACGTTGCCGTCGCCGTCCGGGGTACGCACCTGTGCATGAGCATGCGGGGGGTGCGGATGGAAGCCGCCCGCACCACCACGCTGCAGGCCACCGGCCGGTTGCAGACCGATCCGGCGCTCTCCCGGCAGTTCCTCACCCTCGCCACTGCCCAGTGGAGGGTTGCGTGA
- a CDS encoding 7-carboxy-7-deazaguanine synthase QueE: MTAAATGKVAMREDADSSLIVAECFGVTQPTFQGEGPSCGVPALFIRLSRCNLTCGWCDSRFTWDWKKFDLRKESKRRTVADLLAWALGSDVELVVITGGEPLLQQASVIPLVRGLLTAGKRVEFETNGTVLPDAALLVDGVCFNVSPKLANSGVAEVKRIVPTALEALALSGRAAFKFVTRTVPELDEIGALVDRYGLDPVYVMPEGTTAEGLIATTRVLADAVAARRWHFTQRLHILAFADARGR; the protein is encoded by the coding sequence ATGACGGCCGCGGCCACCGGCAAAGTGGCGATGCGGGAGGATGCCGATTCTTCTCTGATCGTCGCCGAGTGCTTCGGGGTCACCCAGCCGACGTTCCAAGGAGAAGGGCCGAGCTGCGGGGTGCCGGCACTGTTCATCCGCCTGTCCCGGTGCAACCTGACCTGCGGCTGGTGCGACAGCCGATTTACCTGGGACTGGAAGAAGTTCGACCTCCGCAAGGAGTCGAAGCGGCGGACGGTGGCGGACCTGCTTGCCTGGGCTCTCGGATCGGACGTGGAGCTGGTCGTAATCACCGGCGGCGAGCCGCTACTCCAGCAGGCGTCGGTGATACCACTGGTGCGCGGGCTGCTGACCGCTGGTAAGCGGGTGGAGTTCGAAACGAACGGCACCGTGCTCCCAGATGCGGCGCTGCTGGTCGATGGTGTCTGCTTCAACGTCTCGCCCAAGCTCGCCAACTCCGGTGTCGCCGAGGTCAAGCGGATCGTGCCGACCGCGCTGGAAGCACTCGCGTTGAGCGGGCGGGCCGCCTTCAAGTTCGTCACCCGCACCGTGCCAGAGCTCGACGAGATCGGGGCGCTCGTGGACCGGTATGGCCTCGACCCGGTGTACGTGATGCCGGAAGGCACCACGGCCGAGGGCCTGATCGCGACCACCCGGGTGCTCGCGGACGCCGTCGCGGCCCGCCGCTGGCACTTCACCCAGCGCCTGCACATCCTCGCGTTCGCCGATGCCCGTGGACGCTGA
- a CDS encoding 6-carboxytetrahydropterin synthase has product MDFSSVVLPPGTFTIGKLFDFEAGHRLPGLPSAHKCSRQHGHSYQVEVTLSAPALEGPGFVTDFGDLTPFKRFLDTELDHHNLHEVLPFEPTSERLAQFLAGWFIHNVEPDIPGRLVAVQVRETDRSWARFDVEQR; this is encoded by the coding sequence ATGGACTTCAGCTCTGTAGTGCTTCCGCCCGGCACGTTCACCATCGGCAAGCTGTTCGACTTCGAGGCGGGGCATCGGCTGCCCGGCCTCCCGTCCGCGCACAAGTGCTCACGGCAGCACGGGCACAGCTACCAGGTCGAGGTCACCCTCTCCGCCCCCGCACTGGAGGGACCGGGCTTCGTCACCGACTTTGGGGACCTCACGCCGTTCAAGAGGTTCCTGGACACCGAGCTCGACCACCACAACCTCCACGAGGTCCTCCCCTTCGAACCCACCTCTGAGCGCCTGGCCCAATTTCTGGCCGGCTGGTTCATCCACAACGTCGAGCCGGACATCCCCGGCCGGCTGGTCGCGGTACAAGTCCGCGAGACGGACCGCAGCTGGGCCCGCTTCGACGTGGAGCAGCGATGA